AAACGGAGGAAACTGGAGGCCAGGCTCGCGTTCGCAGACGGTGACGGGTTCCTGCCGGGCGAGTCCCTGAGTCGAGTGGCCATGTATGACCAGGGATTTCCTCAGCCGGAGCTTCAGTCCGCATTCCAGGACCGGTCTGGCTTGATCGGATACACGGATTTCTATTGGCGGAACTGGAATCTGGTGGGCGAGTTCGACGGGGACGAGAAGTACGTCAAGCCCGAATACCTGAAGGGCCGAACCGTCTCTCAGGTGGTCATGGCCGAGAAGACACGCGAAGACCGGCTGAGGAGACTCGGGTTGACGGTGGTTCGCTGGACCTGGGCGGACGTGGTGCAACCGGAGCGGCTGGCGACTCTGCTCCGTAGCGCCGGTCTCCCTGTTTCCACGCGGCCCCGCTGGACGCCTCTGTGCTGAGTCGTCCCAACGAATTGCGCCCTGATTCACTTCCTGCGGGTCAATATCCCCGCCGGAAGTGAATCAGGGCGCACAACGGCGAAGCCCTAGTTGAACACCACGGTCCGGGTGCCGTCGAGGAGGACCCGGTGCTCCGCGTGCCACTGGACGGCCTGAGCCAGGGTGCGGCCCTCGACGTCGCGGCCCATCTGCACGAACTCCTCGGCCGTGCGGGCGTGGCTGACGCGGATCACCTCCTGCTCGATGATCGGGCCCTCGTCGAGGTCGGCGGTCACGTAGTGGGCCGTGGCGCCGATGAGCTTCACGCCTCGCTTGTGCGCCTGGTGGTACGGCTTGGCGCCCTTGAAGGACGGGAGGAAGGAGTGGTGGATGTTGATCGCGCGGCCCTCGAGCTCGCGGCAGAGGTCGTTCGAGAGGATCTGCATGTAGCGGGCCAGGACGGTCAGCTCGATCTCCTCCTTCTCGATGATCTCCAGCAGCTGCCGTTCGGCGTCGGCCTTCGTGTCCGCGGTGACGGGGATGTGGTGGAACGGGATGCCGTAGAACTCGGCGAGCGGGGCCAGATCCGTGTGGTTGGACACGATCGCCGGGATCTCGATGGGCAGAGTCCCGGAACGGTGGAGGAAGAGCAGGTCGTTGAGGCAGTGGGCCGCCGTCGAGCACAGCACGAGCGTGCGCACCTTCCGGCCGACCGGGTGCACATCCCAGCGCATCCCGAAGGCGTCGGCCACCGGGGCGATCGCCGCGCGGACCGCTTCGGCTCCCGCCGACGTCGTGACCTCCACCCGCATGAAGAACGTGCCGGTGGTGACGCTGCCGTACTGCTGCGAGTCGGCGATGTTGCATCCGACGGTCAGGAGGGCACCGGAGACGGCATGGACGATGCCGGGGCGGTCGGGGCAGGACAGGGTCAGCGTGTATGACGTAGGCGCTTCAATCACAAGGCTAAGGATATCCGCCGTGCGGTACGCTAGTGCCGTCGCAACTGGCGTCGGATGGGTCACCATCAGGGAGCGGCACAGTCGAAGACCACGGATCGTCCGCCTGGGCCGAGGGTCACGTTTTCCTACGCGTTGCCGCGTGGATCCTTGGCCTGCGCTTCAGCGGCGCGCCGGGGGACCATGCGACGGCGCCAGGAGCCTGACCTGCAATCACCTCCACGTATCGCCAGGAGTATTCTGTGACCTCTGTACCCGCGCAGGAATCCGTCAGCAACCTTCCGCTGGCTGAAGTCGACCCGGAAATCGCCGCCGTCCTCGAGCGTGAGCTGAATCGCCAGCGCACCTACCTCGAGATGATCGCCTCTGAGAACTTCGTCCCCGTGTCCGTGCTCCAGTCCCAGGGCTCGGTGCTGACCAACAAGTACGCGGAGGGTTACCCCGGACGCCGCTACTACGGCGGCTGTGAGGAAGTCGACGTCGCCGAGTCGCTGGCCATCGAGCGCGCCAAGGCCCTCTTCGGCGCCGAGTTCGCCAACGTCCAGCCGCACTCCGGCGCCACCGCCAACGCGGCCGTCCTGCACGCGATCGCCCGCCCCGGCGACACCCTCCTCGGCCTGTCCCTGGATCACGGCGGTCACCTGACCCACGGCATGAAGATCAACTTCTCCGGCCGCCTGTTCAACATCGTGGCCTACGGCGTGGACCCCGAGACCTCCCTCGTGGACATGGAGGAGGTCCGCCGCCTCGCCCTGGAGCACAAGCCGAAGGTGATCATCGCCGGGTGGTCCGCCTACCCGCGTCAGCTCGACTTCGCCGCTTTCCGTGAGATCGCGGACGAGGTCGGCGCCTACCTCTGGGTGGACATGGCCCACTTCGCCGGCCTCGTCGCGGCCGGCGTGCACCCTAACCCGGTCCCGCACGCCCACGTGGTGTCCTCCACCGTGCACAAGACCATCGGCGGCCCGCGTTCCGGCTTCATCCTGACGAACGACGCCGATCTCGCCAAGAAGATCAACTCCGCCGTCTTCCCGGGCCAGCAGGGCGGCCCGCTCATGCACGTGATCGCTGCGAAGGCCACCGCCTTCAAGATCGCCGGCACCCCGGAGTTCAAGGACCGTCAGGAGCGCACCCTGCGCGGCGCCGCGATCCTCGCCGACCGCCTCAACCAGCAGGACGTCAAGGACGCCGGCATCGCCGTCCGCTCCGGCGGCACCGATGTGCACCTGGTCCTGGTGGACCTCCGTGACGCCGCGATCGACGGCAAGCAGGCCGAGGACCTCCTCCACGAGGCCCACATCACGGTCAACCGCAACGCCGTCCCGAACGACCCGCGCCCGCCGATGGTCACCTCCGGCCTGCGTATCGGCACCTCCGCCCTGGCCACCCGTGGCTTCGGCGACGCCGAGTTCACCGAGGTCGCGGATGTGATCGCGCTTGCGCTGCTCCCCGGCGCCGACATCGACGCCCTGCGTGCCCGCGTGGACGTCCTCGCCTCGGCCTTCCCGCTGTACCCCGGCCTCTCTCAGTGACGGAACAGTCCATGACCGCGAAGATTCTGGACGGCCGGAAGGCCTCCGCTGAGATCAAGCAGGAGCTCACGGAACGCGTGGCCGCTCTCAAGGAGCGCGGCGTCGTCCCGGGCATCGCCACCGTGCTGGTGGGCGCCGATCCGGCGTCCCAGCTGTACGTGTCGATGAAGCACAAGCAGTCCAAGGCGATCGGGATGAATTCGATCCAGAAGGAGCTGCCGGCCGATGCCACCCAGGAGCAGGTCGAGGCCCTCATCGATGAACTCAATGCGGACCCCACCTGCCACGGGTACATCGTTCAGCTCCCGCTGCCGAAGCACCTGGACACGGACGCGATCCTGGAACGGATCGATCCGGCCAAGGACGCGGACGGCCTGCACCCCACGAACCTGGGGCGCCTGGTCCTGAACGTGAACAACCCCATCGACACCCCGCTTCCGTGCACCCCGCGCGGCGTGATCGAACTGCTGCTGCGGAACGATTACGACCTCAAGGGCAAGCACGTGGTGGTGGTCGGGCGCGGTGTCACGATCGGCCGGTCCATCGGGCTGCTGCTCACCCGTCGCGAGATCAACGCCACGGTGACCCTGACCCACACGGGCACCACGAACATGTCGGAACTGCTGCGCCAGGCCGATGTGATCGTGGGCGCCGCGGGCGTGCGGCACATCGTCAAGGCGTCCGACGTCAAGCCGGGCGCGGCCCTGCTGGATGTCGGCGTGACCCGCGAGACGGACCCGGAGACCGGCAAGAGCCGCGTCTACGGTGACATCGAGCCCGCCGCCGCCGAGGTGGCCGGGTGGATCTCCCCGAACCCGGGTGGCGTGGGTCCCATGACGGTGGCCCTGCTCATGACCAATGTGGTGGAGGCGGCGGAGCGCGCGGCAGCGCACGCCTGAGTCCCCGACCACGCACGACGGCGCCGGATCCCTTCGCGGGCTCCGGCGCCGTCGTGTTTCCCGACTCCGTCCTGGTCCGGCGTGCGGCTCATCGCCCCTTCGGCGCGGGGTCGCGTTCGCGGGGACCCGCGGAACCGGCCGTGAACAGCAGTGCGTCGCCCAGGGCGGTCCTCTGGTGTTCGACGGCGGCGCCCCGTCGTGTGCTGCTCACCAGCCCGGCGTCGCGCAGGGCGGCGAGGTGGTGGACCGCCGTCGACGGCGCTATTCCGCACAGGCGTGCTACATCGCTGGTGTTCCGCAGGCCGTCGAGGACGCTGAGGACCGTGGCCCGTCCCGTGCCCAGCAGACGGGCGAGCGCCCGGCCGTCGGACGGGGTGCCGGACCGATGCCACTCCGGTGAGAGGCCGAGGACCGGATAGAACACGGTGGGCTGCACGGGAGCCTCCGTGAGGACCGAACACCACGGGCTCGACAGCACCGAGGGCGCCAGCAGCAGCCCCTGCCCGCGGCAGTCCACCTCCTCCTGCCAGGCGTTCATCCGCACGCGGACCTCGCCAGGCCGCCAGGACACGCGGTCGTGGAGGCCTCCGACCATCGTTCCCGCTCCGTGTCCGGCCATGACGCCGGTCCGGTGGGAGATGTCGGCGAGCAGGAGCCGGCGGATCTGCGGCCACTGCGGCTCCAGCAGCGCGTCCCACACCGCGGACCAGGCCTCCGCGATGCGTCCCAGTGCGAGAGTGGGGCGCTCGGCCATCCGTTCCACCGCGGCGTGCCGGGGCCCTTCCGCGAGACGCAGGACCTTGCGCAGCTGATGCGCTGCGACCTCCGGGGGAGTGGACCGGAGCGTGGCGAGTTCCTCGGCCGGGGTGAGGTCGGGACCCGGCGGGCCGGTGAGGAAGTCCGGGAAGTACCCCTGCGGCGCGATGAGGAGCGCCAGGAGCCCGAACGCCTCCTGCGGCACGGACTGCCGCGCTTCCCGGAGCCAGCCCCAATGCAGCGGCCGGGACTGAGCCGTCTGCACCAGACGGACCGCCGCGGCGAGTTCGTGCCCCGGCGAGATGCCGAATCTCAGGGATGCGACATCCTCCAGCCCGAGCCGGAATGTCACGATGTTTCGATCCATATCGAAAGGTTAGCTGCGGCATCCGGAGTGCGCGAGAGTGAAGGCACACCGCCGGACGGCGGTGCCTGAGGAGGACGAGATTGACGCGGAGAGCATGGTGCTGCTGGAGCCCGGCAGCCTCACCTTGCCGGGCGGGACGGCGGAACGGTTCGAAGGCGGGGACTTCGGGGTGGGTCTCTCCTACTTCCTCGTCCGGACCCCTCCGGGGAAGGGCCCCGCCGTGCACCGGCACCCCTACGTGGAGGCCTGGCTGATGCTGGAAGGCGAAGCGACCTTCCACCTCGACGACGGCGACCGCCCTGTGGGCGCCGGATCCACGGTGATCGTCCCGGCAGGGCGCTGGCACGGTTTCACGAATCACGGCCAGGTCCCGCTGCTGATGGTCTGCCTGCATGACTCACCGCGGATCATCCAGGAGTTCCGGGACCAGGACGGGTAATCCGTCCCGGCCGACCCGGCCGCGACGGAGCAGCACGACACGACGACCAACGACGACGAAGGACACGACATGTCATTTCAGGCATATCTCGACGCGATCGAGGACAAGACCGGCAAGACCCCGCGGCAGCTGGTCGAGGAGGCCGAGGCCAAGGGCTTCGGCGAGGCGGGGGTGAAAGCGGGCGTGGTTCTCGAGTGGCTCAAGGACGAGTACGGCCTGGGGCGCGGGCATGGCATGGCGCTGGTTCACGTCCTGAAGAACGGACCCACCATCAGCGACAAACACGTGGGCAGTGGCGGCACCCATGCCGACGCGTCGACGGAACTGTGGCTCGACGGCAAGGCGAGCAAACCACAGCCGTGACGGCCGGAGCAGCGCTTTTCCACATACTCCACCTGGGGGACGCGGCCGGCTGCCGCGACGTTTAGGCTCGGGATCATGAACAGTGCCCGCCGACGCCGGATCGTCCAGTTCGGCATTCCGTGCGCCGTGGCGGTGGTCCAGGTTCTGGGCACGGTCGCCATGGCTCACTGGCGCGGCTTCGATCTGCCTCCGGTGACGATACTGTTCCTGCTCGCCGGTCCTGCCGCGCTGCTGTTCATGCGCCGCCGGCCGGCCCTGGTGCTCGCTGTCCAGGTGCTGCTCGCGGGCTGTTATGTGCTTCTTTCCCTGCCCTGGGGACCGGTCTTCGTGGCCTTCGCCGTGGCCTTGTTCAATGCCTCGCTGCGAGGCCGGCGCTGGCAGTCGTGGGCCGTGGTGGGCCTCGTGGGGCTGCTGGCCGTGCTGCAGGAATTCGGATGGCTCCCTTTGCGCGAGGCGTTCTGGTCGCCGCCCTGGGCGGCCGGTTCGCGCTGGGCGGCCACGCCGGCCCTGGCGGCGGCGACCGCATGGCTGGCGGTCCTCGTCCTCCTGGGGGAGGCGGGCCGGCGTCGTCGGTCGAGGCTGGCGGAACTGAGAGAGCAGCGGGCGGCGCGGGAGCAGGCCGAACGGGACGAATACCTTCTGGCTCTGGCTCGCGACATTCATGACGTGGTCGGTCACTCGTTGTCGCTGATCAACGTGC
Above is a window of Arthrobacter sp. Y-9 DNA encoding:
- the purU gene encoding formyltetrahydrofolate deformylase gives rise to the protein MEAPTSYTLTLSCPDRPGIVHAVSGALLTVGCNIADSQQYGSVTTGTFFMRVEVTTSAGAEAVRAAIAPVADAFGMRWDVHPVGRKVRTLVLCSTAAHCLNDLLFLHRSGTLPIEIPAIVSNHTDLAPLAEFYGIPFHHIPVTADTKADAERQLLEIIEKEEIELTVLARYMQILSNDLCRELEGRAINIHHSFLPSFKGAKPYHQAHKRGVKLIGATAHYVTADLDEGPIIEQEVIRVSHARTAEEFVQMGRDVEGRTLAQAVQWHAEHRVLLDGTRTVVFN
- a CDS encoding bifunctional methylenetetrahydrofolate dehydrogenase/methenyltetrahydrofolate cyclohydrolase, which codes for MTAKILDGRKASAEIKQELTERVAALKERGVVPGIATVLVGADPASQLYVSMKHKQSKAIGMNSIQKELPADATQEQVEALIDELNADPTCHGYIVQLPLPKHLDTDAILERIDPAKDADGLHPTNLGRLVLNVNNPIDTPLPCTPRGVIELLLRNDYDLKGKHVVVVGRGVTIGRSIGLLLTRREINATVTLTHTGTTNMSELLRQADVIVGAAGVRHIVKASDVKPGAALLDVGVTRETDPETGKSRVYGDIEPAAAEVAGWISPNPGGVGPMTVALLMTNVVEAAERAAAHA
- a CDS encoding DUF4287 domain-containing protein → MSFQAYLDAIEDKTGKTPRQLVEEAEAKGFGEAGVKAGVVLEWLKDEYGLGRGHGMALVHVLKNGPTISDKHVGSGGTHADASTELWLDGKASKPQP
- a CDS encoding cupin domain-containing protein, with protein sequence MPEEDEIDAESMVLLEPGSLTLPGGTAERFEGGDFGVGLSYFLVRTPPGKGPAVHRHPYVEAWLMLEGEATFHLDDGDRPVGAGSTVIVPAGRWHGFTNHGQVPLLMVCLHDSPRIIQEFRDQDG
- the glyA gene encoding serine hydroxymethyltransferase; translation: MTSVPAQESVSNLPLAEVDPEIAAVLERELNRQRTYLEMIASENFVPVSVLQSQGSVLTNKYAEGYPGRRYYGGCEEVDVAESLAIERAKALFGAEFANVQPHSGATANAAVLHAIARPGDTLLGLSLDHGGHLTHGMKINFSGRLFNIVAYGVDPETSLVDMEEVRRLALEHKPKVIIAGWSAYPRQLDFAAFREIADEVGAYLWVDMAHFAGLVAAGVHPNPVPHAHVVSSTVHKTIGGPRSGFILTNDADLAKKINSAVFPGQQGGPLMHVIAAKATAFKIAGTPEFKDRQERTLRGAAILADRLNQQDVKDAGIAVRSGGTDVHLVLVDLRDAAIDGKQAEDLLHEAHITVNRNAVPNDPRPPMVTSGLRIGTSALATRGFGDAEFTEVADVIALALLPGADIDALRARVDVLASAFPLYPGLSQ
- a CDS encoding DUF5937 family protein, encoding MDRNIVTFRLGLEDVASLRFGISPGHELAAAVRLVQTAQSRPLHWGWLREARQSVPQEAFGLLALLIAPQGYFPDFLTGPPGPDLTPAEELATLRSTPPEVAAHQLRKVLRLAEGPRHAAVERMAERPTLALGRIAEAWSAVWDALLEPQWPQIRRLLLADISHRTGVMAGHGAGTMVGGLHDRVSWRPGEVRVRMNAWQEEVDCRGQGLLLAPSVLSSPWCSVLTEAPVQPTVFYPVLGLSPEWHRSGTPSDGRALARLLGTGRATVLSVLDGLRNTSDVARLCGIAPSTAVHHLAALRDAGLVSSTRRGAAVEHQRTALGDALLFTAGSAGPRERDPAPKGR